In Candidatus Woesearchaeota archaeon, the genomic window TACATTATCAACCTCAACACCCAATGCATTATATGTAGTACAATTAGCATCAGAATAAGGAGATGCAGCTATAACATACTCATTACCACCATGAGAACCAAACTTAACACCCATATCATAAATTGAACCAAATACAGTACTCTCTACACCATCTCCATCGGCTTGCTGCAGAGCGCCCATTAAACCATCTGAAACTAACCTATAAGCAGGAGAATCTCCATGGCTTCCAGGTGCAGTATCTGAAATTGAACCATATGCTCCAAGACCTATTCCTGAAGTTGAACCATCACTCTCATAAATAGTTCCTGTAGCACCACTAGCACCGACACCCATATAAAAAGTACCAGTCGGAACACCATACAAATCTTCAGTAGTTGCAGGTTTTAAAGCAATTGAGTCATCACTAGTATCACCATAAGAAGAAACTAAAATTGGAATATCTGACTCAACACCTAAATTATTCGTAGTTCCAATATTTAAAGTATGAACACAAGAACCTCCCACTCCAACAACTCCTGACCAAACTGAAACTCCATTATCTAAAATATCTACATTTGCATTTCCATAAGGAGAAAGCATACAAAATCTATCAGGATTATTCCTCATACCACTAGTATAAAAATTAGTTCCAGCCCAAGAAATAGGAACAATAATCTCTCCTCCACTTGATGCTTGCCCTTCTACCTGAGCTAAATATTTCATAAATACTTCATCATCAACATTAACCGAACCTGAAGCCAAAGTAGTCCCAACTTGCTCATCCAACACAAAGAAATCAGTATCAACTAAAATCTCATTATCGTCATACAAACTAAAAATATTCAAACCAGTAGAACCTGAAATCCTCTCAGACACAACATAACCTACACCCCTTGGCGCAGGATATGAAAAAGCTGCCTCAATATCTGAATTTGTAGGAACTCCATTTTTATTATCGTAATACATCTCAAAAGAAACATTACCTAAAGACCCTACACTAGGAACTTTAACAAATAAATTAGAAACTTTAGAACTTGCATCCCAATCAACAATAAAAAAATCAAGTTCTCTAAATCTTAAATCATTATAATACAAATCTTCAATCTCATTATCAAACAAAGCCAAATTCAAAAACTTAACCTCATCAATAATCCCGAAAAAATGAGAACCAACCCCATCAAATCCAATATAATTATCCGAAGAAACTGCTACAATTTCCCCATAAATATTATTAATTCCAACAAGAATCGAATCTAAATAAACCCTCATATTAGCCCCATCATAAGTTGCAGCAACAAAATGCCAATCATTACCTAAAGTAGTATTAGAATATAAAACTTCATTTGAACCATCAATATTCAAAGAAAACTGAATCAATTCATCATTAATACCTCCATCATTAACAACAGCAAGTGAATTAGAAGTATCACCATTAACAAAAATGTACTGTAATGCATTACCACTAACATTCCACTTAACCCATGCAGCATAAGTCAAAGATTTTTGAGGCTCCAAACTAACATCACTAGAAACTCTAACATAATCATCAACACCATCAAAATAAAGAGCATCTAAAACAATACCTTCAATACTAGAAGGATCTAATCCATCAACCCCAGAATTAGAACCAAGATTAACAGTATTCAAATATTTTGAATACTCATCTAAAGTTTGTAAATAATCATCAAAAGTCAAATCTAAAACAAAATTTTCCTGTAAAGGCACAACAAAACGCAACTCATTTTGAGCCGAAGTAGTAAAATCAAAATTAGACAAATCCAATTCAACTAAAACTTGATAATCAACAATTTGCTCACTTGCAACATTTTCAACATTAATATAATTCCTAAAACTCCAATCATCACTCCACCAATTATACTTTGAAACTTCAAGTAAAAATTCTTTCTCCAAACCATCACAAGAAAGAGACTTAAACCTATTATCAATCGAAAAATCAAAAACTTCCTTAATATTTGAAATTCCGTACTTATCAACCTCGACAGACCTATAATCAGAACTAACTCCACCCAATGTTCCAAAATAAATATCATCCTTACTGACATATTTAGAATTAACAAAAAAATCAAAACAATTAGAATCCTTTAACTTGTAAACAAAATCATCTCTCCCAGTATTATCAATATGAAGGCCCATTCTACCTGAAGAATAAAAAGGAGAATTCAAAGAATAATCATAATTCAAACTATTAAGTGAATCTTCTTCAAACGATTTTATCAAATTCTGTTGCTCAATAATTTGAACTTGATAAGTATAATAAATTCCAAAAAAAACTAAAACTACTACGAAAAAAGAAAACATGAAACCAACAATTGATGAAAAACCACTCATTTTTAAATTTTAGATATTAAATGACTCCTTATCTCCAACACCATACTCAGTATTAACAATAACATCATGAGTTCCAGCACCTAAAACAATATCTTTTATTATAGCAATACTATCTTGAGTTTGAAACAAAGTCACATTTTGCGCAAAATCATCAGCTTTTGTTGCATTAAATCCCGTAATAAAAACATTATCGACAAACAAATCAAAAAGTTCTGGGACTAACTTAGTCTCACCAATATTTTTTACATACACATACAAAACATTTCCTGTAGAATCATAATGAACATTTGAAATAGAAACTGAAGTCCTAAGTTTATTAGACGAAAGAGTTGTTTGTTTGTTAAAAGATTGTTGTGTAGTATCAACATAATTCATAAAAGCAATAACTAATCCCGTAGTAACAGAAATAACTGCAATAAACATAATAAGGGTGCTAACAGCATCCCCAAAACCCTTCTTAGAACTTTTTTTTGCTCTCATTCTATAATAAATAAAAAATTATTGTTCTTTAATAATTTGTAACACCGCTTTAGTTAACTTTTGATCTAAAACTTTCTCATTCAACTTACTAATGAAATATAATGACACTATATGATCCCTAACATTCAAGGATTTCTTCTCTGAAGATTCTAAATCAGTCATACCTTTCAAAAATTTATCTAATTCAAAATAAACCTCTGGAGTAATCCATCTTAAAGTCTCAGTATAATATCTTAAATTACCTTTAGTATCTTCGACTCCTGCTTTCTTCACCATATACTCAAGCCAACTCAAAATAACAACCAAAGAATTAGTATTACTCTTTAAATGTGTCAAAGGTACAGCATCAGCAGCAGCAGCTTCAATATCTAAAGTATCTAATTCTAAAAGAGAAGCATCTAAATCATTTTCATATGCAGGATTAGAAGTAGTAGAATTTGACAAATCAGAATCAAGATTAGTAAGTTTAGACTTAATCTCATCTTGACCCAAATCATCTACAGAACCTCCAATAGAACTACCATCAGCAGATAAAACAATTTCTTTAGGTTTTACAGCAACAGTTTCATTATCAACAAAAGGATTATATTGATTATTTACTAATTCATATAAAGATAAAAATTTACCCATATTCTCATCAATCTCTGACATTTTCTCAGTAAATTGTTTATTTCCACCTTCAAGTTCACTAACTCTATGATCTATAGAATTAACACTATTTTGAACCTCTTTAACCTCTGTAACTAAATTAACAACACTCTCATTAGTGCTCTTCAACTCCTTATGTATTCTATTAATAACATCTGAAATAGACTTCTTTCCAGAACTTACATTCGAATCATCATGCTGTGCTGAAACTTCAGGTTTTGCATCAGATGAAGAATCCTGAAATTCTAAATTTGAACCACCTGCATTTTGAGTAGGATTTGTCGTACCATCTGGCACGCTATTAGTTCCACCTCCATTATCTGCACTTTGTGAAACTGAGCCTCCAACTGTGCCACTAGGCCCTGAGACCTGAGCATTTCGAGGAACTTTAGTTTTCTTCTTGCCACCTAATAAAAAATCAATTAAACCTAAGACCATTTTTATTTTAGTAAAATCCTCAATTATATGTTTAAAACATTTTGTCACTATTTACAAAGAATTACACTCAGAATCTCTGCAGTTATAAAGACAGTTATCAAGAATTTGATAATAAGACAAAAGCCAAATCAAATCACTAGCTATAACTCCAAGTAAAAATGAAAACAATGTCAAATACAAATTACCTGAAAAAGAAAATTTACTCAAAAAAACTAAAATCAAAATTAAACTTAAAAGTATGTTTAAAAGATAAAAGAACCTACTTTCTCTGAAAAATAATTCAAATATAACCCAAGT contains:
- a CDS encoding LamG domain-containing protein — protein: MSGFSSIVGFMFSFFVVVLVFFGIYYTYQVQIIEQQNLIKSFEEDSLNSLNYDYSLNSPFYSSGRMGLHIDNTGRDDFVYKLKDSNCFDFFVNSKYVSKDDIYFGTLGGVSSDYRSVEVDKYGISNIKEVFDFSIDNRFKSLSCDGLEKEFLLEVSKYNWWSDDWSFRNYINVENVASEQIVDYQVLVELDLSNFDFTTSAQNELRFVVPLQENFVLDLTFDDYLQTLDEYSKYLNTVNLGSNSGVDGLDPSSIEGIVLDALYFDGVDDYVRVSSDVSLEPQKSLTYAAWVKWNVSGNALQYIFVNGDTSNSLAVVNDGGINDELIQFSLNIDGSNEVLYSNTTLGNDWHFVAATYDGANMRVYLDSILVGINNIYGEIVAVSSDNYIGFDGVGSHFFGIIDEVKFLNLALFDNEIEDLYYNDLRFRELDFFIVDWDASSKVSNLFVKVPSVGSLGNVSFEMYYDNKNGVPTNSDIEAAFSYPAPRGVGYVVSERISGSTGLNIFSLYDDNEILVDTDFFVLDEQVGTTLASGSVNVDDEVFMKYLAQVEGQASSGGEIIVPISWAGTNFYTSGMRNNPDRFCMLSPYGNANVDILDNGVSVWSGVVGVGGSCVHTLNIGTTNNLGVESDIPILVSSYGDTSDDSIALKPATTEDLYGVPTGTFYMGVGASGATGTIYESDGSTSGIGLGAYGSISDTAPGSHGDSPAYRLVSDGLMGALQQADGDGVESTVFGSIYDMGVKFGSHGGNEYVIAASPYSDANCTTYNALGVEVDNVLTGVGANGVYLYAFDISNNNPYLAADWKFECDKLVWPIYEDSSDDETNLFSHMMMRQYIYPEPVVVFN